The sequence below is a genomic window from Tautonia marina.
GGCAGTGCGCATCGCGACGATCAAGGCAGGATGATGCCCGCCGGCGACATGGTGGCCTTTTGACCAGGTTGCAATCACCTGTATCAATTTGCATCATACTCGACAGATGATACGCTTCAGAATGAGCCGTCTCGGAACCGATGAAGGAGAGATGGCAATCGAGCGTGTGGTGTGCTTGCTTCCTGAGCGCGATCGACCCTCGCACCCGGCACCTTCAGCCCCGAGGGGGAGCGACTTCCATCATGGCCAGCGGCATTGAAAGCTCGGTGATCCGGCTCGGCGACTTTCAGGACGGCCAGGAGGCCGAGTGCTTCGCCGTGCTCGTGAACCGAGACAAGGGGACGACGAAAAAGAACGAGCCGTTCGTGAAATGCTACTTCCGCGACCGGCATCTGACGGTCGAGGCCCCCTTGTGGTCGGATCACCGCTTGCTGAAGCAATCGGACGGCTGGACCGACGGGCTCGCGTATCGGATTCGGGCTCGGGGGGAGTTCAACGCCCGGTACGGCTTGCAACTGAAGCTCATCGACCTGCGGCCCGCCGGTGGCCCGGACGATGAGGCAGACGGTTTTGATTACGGAGACCTGGTCGAACGCTCCAAGTTTCCGAGTGGCGACCGGCTGGGCAAGATCCTCGAATTCGTGGGGCGATACATCGAGGACGAGAAGCTTTCGGAACTGGTCCGGCGCATTCTCGAAGGGCACGCGACGCAACTCGAGATGATGCCGGCCGCCTCTCACATGCACCACAACGTGACCGGAGGGCTGGTCGAGCACCTCTGGAGCGTGACGCGGGTCAGCATCATGCTGGCCGAGCATTACGGGCGGTATTATGACGAATTGAACCCGCCCTTGAACCGCGATGTGATTGTGGCCGCGGCCATCCTGCACGACATCGGCAAGCTGCGCGAGCTGGAATATCACCCGATCGAGGCGAAGTACACGACCGAAGGAAACTTGATTGGCCATATCCTCATGGGTCGTGACCTGGTGAGAGACACGGCCCGAGAGATCGGCGAGTTTCCGGTCGAGACGCTCTTG
It includes:
- a CDS encoding 3'-5' exoribonuclease YhaM family protein, which translates into the protein MASGIESSVIRLGDFQDGQEAECFAVLVNRDKGTTKKNEPFVKCYFRDRHLTVEAPLWSDHRLLKQSDGWTDGLAYRIRARGEFNARYGLQLKLIDLRPAGGPDDEADGFDYGDLVERSKFPSGDRLGKILEFVGRYIEDEKLSELVRRILEGHATQLEMMPAASHMHHNVTGGLVEHLWSVTRVSIMLAEHYGRYYDELNPPLNRDVIVAAAILHDIGKLRELEYHPIEAKYTTEGNLIGHILMGRDLVRDTAREIGEFPVETLLLLEHAILAHHGKTEFGSPKPPATLEAMILHYADELDAKFNAVAKALRAENGDDLFTKKVWAAENQRFYRGTPLPPPDQDQPPF